The sequence TGTTGCCCCGCTCGCAATTTTGTCTACTGGGGCTTATAAAATTATAAGTAAAATTTAATAAAAGGAAAAATATGGCAAAGAAATTTATCGATGTGATGGATACCACTTTTAGAGATGGTTTCCAATCTGTATTTGGTGCAAGAGTATTAATGAATGATTTTTTACCTGCTGTAAGTGCAGCTAAAGAAGCTGGAATTAATCACTTTGAATTTGGCGGTGGGGCAAGATTTCAAAGCCTATACTTCTACTTAAACGAAGATGCATTTACAATGATGGATAAATTCAGAGAAGCTGCTGGTAAAGATGCAAACCTACAAACTCTATCTCGTGGCGTAAATACTGTAACTTTAGATACTGGTAGTAGAGAATTAATAGATATGCACGCAAAGTTATTTGCAAAACATGGAGCTACAACAATCCGCAACTTTGATGCTTTAAATGATGTTAAAAATTTAGAATATAGCGCCCAAAGAATCAAACATCACGGATTAAAACATGAAGTAGTAGTAACTATGATGGATTTACCGCCAAACTGCGTTGGCGCTCACGATGCTGAATTTTATGAAAAATGCTTAAGAGAAATTCTAGATAGTGGAATTGAATTTGATAGCGTTTGTTTTAAAGATGCAAGCGGTACAAGTAGCCCAGAAAAAGTCTATCAAACAATCAAAATGGCAAGACGCTTACTAGGTGATAATGTGCATCTAAGACTACATACTCACGAAACAGCGGGTGTTAGCATAGCTTGTTATTTAGCGGCTCTTGAGGCTGGTGCAGATGGTATAGATCTAGCTGCTAGTCCAGTAAGTGGTGGAACTAGTCAGCCAGATATTCTTACAATGCTTCATGCGGTTAAAGGCAAAGATTATGATCTAGGTGGATTAGAAGTTGATAAAATTTTAAAATATGAAGATGTATTGCACGATTGCTTAAAAGACTATTTTATGCCACCTGAAGCTACTCAAGTAAGCCCATTAATTCCATTTTCACCAATGCCAGGTGGTGCATTAACAGCTAATACACAAATGATGAGAGATAATAATATCTTAGATAAATTCCCAGCCGTTATCAAAGCTATGAGAGAAGTAGTAGAAAAAGGTGGATATGGAACAAGTGTAACTCCAGTTAGTCAATTCTACTTCCAACAAGCATTTAATAATGTAATGTTTGGCCCATGGAAAAAGATAGCTGAAGGCTATGGTAAAATGGTTTTGGGCTACTTTGGCAAAACTCCTGTAACTCCAAGTGCTGATATTGTAGAACTTGCTGCTAAACAGCTAAATTTAGAGCCTACTACTGCACCAGCTATAGATATTGCAGACCAAGATGAGACAAAATCAATCGCCTATACTAAAGCTATATTAGAAAAAGAAGGTATTGAAGCAACAGAAGAAAATATCTTTATTGCAGCGGCTTGTAAAGAAAAAGGTATCGCATATCTAAAAGGCGAAGGCAAAGTAATGGTACGCAAAAATAGCGATACTATAAAACCAGCTACAAAATCTGGTTCAAATCAATTTAGTGTTACAGTAAATGGCCACAATTATAATGTTGAAGTTGCAGATGGATTTGATAATTTTACTTTAAAATCTATTACTCCTGCTAAAGAATCTAGTCAACCAAAAGATGAGCCAAAAGCAGTAAGCTCTACTGGAGCATCAAATGAAATTACAGCTACAATGTCAGCTGGAGTATTTAAAATCCTAGTAAATATTGGCGATAGCGTAAAAGCAGGTCAAACAGTTGTAATTTTAGAAGCAATGAAAATGGAAATTCCAATTGAGGCTGGATGCGATGGAGAGGTTGAGGAAATTCTAATTTCACAAGGCCAAACCGTAGAAGATGGCCAGCTATTAGTCAAGCTAAAATAATCCAAAAGTCGCCAAAATTTGGCGACTTTTACTAAATTATAAAATTTATTATTAAAATTTACAAATCTTTTACAAAATCAAACCAAAGATTAAGCTAAAAAATACTAAAATTGAACATCAAATTTAATTCTATAAAAAGGTAAAAATATGATAAAGGATTTAGATAAGCTAGGCTTAAGTGATATCAAAGAGATTTATCATAATCTAAGCTATGATGAGCTTTTTGCTCATGAGAAAGCAAACAATGAAGGTTGTGTCACAGATAATGGAACCTTTAGTGTGGATACTGGAATTTTCACAGGTCGCAGTCCTAAAGATAAGTATTTTGTAAATCAAGATCCAAGTAATAAATATCTAGCATGGGGTAAAGTTAATCAACCTATGACAAAAGAGACATTTGATAAACTCCTTGCTAAAGCAAAATCCCAACTAAGTGGTAAAAATATCTATATCCAAGATGCATATTGTGGCTCTAGCCTAGCAAGTCGCAAAAGCGTAAGATTTGTAACTGAAGTAGCATGGCAGGCGCACTTTGTCAAAAATATGTTTATCCGCCCAAGCGAGTCTGAACTTGCTGATTTCACTCCTGATTTTGTGGTATATAACGCTTGCAAATGCGTAAATGATGAGTATAAAAAAGATGGATTAAACTCAGAAGTATTCGTAATCTTTAATATAGAAGATAATATCGCAGTTATTGGCGGTACATGGTATGGTGGCGAGATGAAAAAGGGTATATTTTCTATGATGAATTACTGGCTACCATTAGAAAATAAACTATCTATGCACTGCTCGGCAAATGTAGGCAAAGATGGCGATACTGCTCTATTTTTTGGATTAAGCGGAACAGGTAAAACAACTCTATCAACTGACCCAAATAGAGCCCTAATCGGCGATGATGAGCATGGCTGGGATGATGAAGGGGTATTTAACTTTGAAGGTGGATGCTATGCAAAATGTATCAACCTAGATCCTAAAAGCGAACCTGAAATTTATGCTGCTATCAAACGCAATGCGCTATTAGAAAATGTATGTATAGATGAAAATGGCATAGTAGATTATAGTGATGACTCAAAAACAGAAAATACTCGTGTAAGCTATCCAATAGAACACATTCCAAATCACGAACCAAGCCTAAAAGCTGGACACCCAAGAAATATTATATTCCTTACAGCTGATGCTTTTGGGATACTTCCTCCAGTATCAAAACTTACAAAAGAACAAGCTATGTATTACTTCTTAAGTGGTTATACAGCAAAAGTTGCTGGTACTGAACGTGGAATTACTGAACCTCAAGCTACTTTTTCAGCTTGTTTTGGTGAGCCATTTATGCCGCTTCATCCAACCGTTTATGCAAGACTATTGGGCGAAAAAATAGACAAACATCAAGTAAATGTCTATCTAGTAAATACCGGCTGGAGCGGTGGTGCGTATGGCGTAGGCAAAAGAATGAGTATCAAAGCTAC is a genomic window of Campylobacter devanensis containing:
- a CDS encoding biotin/lipoyl-containing protein; its protein translation is MAKKFIDVMDTTFRDGFQSVFGARVLMNDFLPAVSAAKEAGINHFEFGGGARFQSLYFYLNEDAFTMMDKFREAAGKDANLQTLSRGVNTVTLDTGSRELIDMHAKLFAKHGATTIRNFDALNDVKNLEYSAQRIKHHGLKHEVVVTMMDLPPNCVGAHDAEFYEKCLREILDSGIEFDSVCFKDASGTSSPEKVYQTIKMARRLLGDNVHLRLHTHETAGVSIACYLAALEAGADGIDLAASPVSGGTSQPDILTMLHAVKGKDYDLGGLEVDKILKYEDVLHDCLKDYFMPPEATQVSPLIPFSPMPGGALTANTQMMRDNNILDKFPAVIKAMREVVEKGGYGTSVTPVSQFYFQQAFNNVMFGPWKKIAEGYGKMVLGYFGKTPVTPSADIVELAAKQLNLEPTTAPAIDIADQDETKSIAYTKAILEKEGIEATEENIFIAAACKEKGIAYLKGEGKVMVRKNSDTIKPATKSGSNQFSVTVNGHNYNVEVADGFDNFTLKSITPAKESSQPKDEPKAVSSTGASNEITATMSAGVFKILVNIGDSVKAGQTVVILEAMKMEIPIEAGCDGEVEEILISQGQTVEDGQLLVKLK
- the pckA gene encoding phosphoenolpyruvate carboxykinase (ATP), yielding MKDLDKLGLSDIKEIYHNLSYDELFAHEKANNEGCVTDNGTFSVDTGIFTGRSPKDKYFVNQDPSNKYLAWGKVNQPMTKETFDKLLAKAKSQLSGKNIYIQDAYCGSSLASRKSVRFVTEVAWQAHFVKNMFIRPSESELADFTPDFVVYNACKCVNDEYKKDGLNSEVFVIFNIEDNIAVIGGTWYGGEMKKGIFSMMNYWLPLENKLSMHCSANVGKDGDTALFFGLSGTGKTTLSTDPNRALIGDDEHGWDDEGVFNFEGGCYAKCINLDPKSEPEIYAAIKRNALLENVCIDENGIVDYSDDSKTENTRVSYPIEHIPNHEPSLKAGHPRNIIFLTADAFGILPPVSKLTKEQAMYYFLSGYTAKVAGTERGITEPQATFSACFGEPFMPLHPTVYARLLGEKIDKHQVNVYLVNTGWSGGAYGVGKRMSIKATRACINAILDGSIQKCEFENFEKFNLAIPKSLDGVETNLLNPINTWADKNEYIAARDNLANMFISNFKRYEDVAEGVQFAKAGPIN